A genomic region of Capnocytophaga canimorsus contains the following coding sequences:
- the fusA gene encoding elongation factor G — protein MSRDLKYTRNIGIAAHIDAGKTTTTERILFYTGKTHKLGEVHDGASTMDWMEQEAERGITIQSAATTCTWNFPTEQGKPTADAKEYHFNIIDTPGHVDFTVEVNRSLRVLDGLVFLFSAVDGVEPQSETNWRLADNYKVPRIGFVNKMDRQGANFLNVCNQVKDMLKSNAVPIVLPIGDEADFKGVVDLIKNRAIVWHEETQGATFDVIEIPEEMKDEAHEYRAHLIEEVAGYDEGLLEKFMEDENSITEEEIHQALRAAVMDMAIIPMVCGSSFKNKGVQFMLDAVCRYLPSPLDKEAIEGTDPDTGAEIARKPAVSEPFAALAFKIATDPYVGRLAFFRAYSGHLDAGSYVLNTRSGNKERISRIYQMHANKQNPIEFIEAGDIGAAVGFKDIKTGDTLCDEKHPIVLESMIFPDPVIGIAIEPKTKADVDKMGMALAKLAEEDPTFQVKTDQASGQTIISGMGELHLDIIVDRLKREFKVEVNQGEPQVEYKEALTAVANHREVYKKQSGGRGKFADIVFRMEPADEGKVGLEFINEIKGGNIPKEYIPSVEKGFKEAMKNGPLAGFEMDAMKVTLVDGSFHAVDSDSLSFELAAKLGYKEAARAAKAVLMEPIMKLEVITPEENMGDIVGDLNRRRGQVNNMDDRAGAKVIKANVPLSEMFGYVTALRTLSSGRATSTMEFSHYAETPSNIAEEVIKKAKGN, from the coding sequence ATGAGTAGAGATTTAAAATATACAAGAAACATTGGTATTGCTGCACATATTGATGCAGGAAAAACAACCACCACTGAGCGTATCCTTTTTTATACTGGAAAAACGCATAAGTTAGGGGAGGTGCACGATGGAGCATCAACTATGGACTGGATGGAGCAAGAAGCTGAACGTGGAATCACGATCCAGTCAGCTGCAACAACTTGTACTTGGAACTTCCCAACGGAGCAAGGTAAACCAACAGCTGATGCTAAAGAGTATCACTTTAATATTATTGACACTCCTGGTCACGTTGATTTTACCGTTGAGGTAAATCGTTCTTTACGTGTATTGGATGGGTTGGTGTTTTTGTTCAGTGCTGTTGATGGCGTTGAGCCTCAATCAGAAACTAACTGGCGTTTGGCAGACAATTACAAAGTACCTCGCATTGGTTTTGTTAATAAAATGGACAGACAAGGTGCAAACTTCTTGAATGTTTGTAACCAAGTGAAAGATATGTTGAAGTCAAATGCAGTGCCTATCGTGCTTCCTATTGGAGATGAAGCTGATTTTAAAGGTGTTGTGGATTTGATCAAAAACCGTGCTATTGTATGGCACGAGGAAACTCAAGGAGCTACTTTTGATGTGATTGAAATTCCTGAAGAAATGAAGGATGAGGCTCACGAGTACCGCGCTCACCTTATTGAAGAGGTGGCTGGGTATGATGAAGGGCTTTTAGAGAAATTTATGGAGGATGAAAACTCTATCACTGAAGAGGAAATTCATCAAGCGCTTAGAGCGGCTGTTATGGATATGGCAATTATCCCAATGGTTTGTGGTTCTTCGTTCAAAAACAAAGGAGTTCAATTTATGTTAGATGCGGTTTGCCGTTATTTACCTTCTCCTTTGGATAAAGAAGCTATTGAAGGAACAGATCCAGATACAGGTGCAGAAATTGCACGAAAGCCAGCTGTTTCTGAGCCTTTTGCTGCTTTGGCGTTTAAAATTGCAACAGACCCTTATGTAGGGCGTTTAGCGTTTTTCCGTGCTTATTCGGGTCACTTAGATGCAGGTTCTTATGTATTGAACACACGTTCAGGAAACAAAGAGCGTATTTCTCGTATCTATCAAATGCACGCTAATAAGCAAAATCCTATTGAATTTATTGAAGCTGGAGATATTGGAGCAGCTGTAGGATTTAAAGATATCAAAACAGGGGATACCCTTTGTGATGAAAAACATCCTATTGTATTGGAATCAATGATTTTCCCTGATCCAGTAATAGGTATTGCCATTGAGCCAAAAACTAAAGCTGACGTAGATAAAATGGGTATGGCTTTGGCGAAATTAGCAGAGGAAGACCCAACATTCCAAGTAAAAACGGATCAAGCATCTGGTCAAACTATTATCTCTGGTATGGGTGAGCTACACTTGGATATCATCGTTGATCGTTTAAAACGTGAATTCAAAGTAGAAGTCAACCAAGGAGAGCCGCAAGTAGAGTACAAAGAGGCGTTAACTGCGGTGGCTAATCACCGTGAGGTTTACAAAAAACAATCGGGTGGACGTGGTAAGTTTGCTGATATCGTATTCCGTATGGAACCTGCCGATGAAGGTAAAGTAGGCTTGGAATTCATCAACGAAATCAAGGGAGGTAACATTCCTAAAGAATATATTCCTTCGGTAGAAAAAGGTTTCAAAGAAGCAATGAAAAATGGTCCTTTAGCAGGGTTTGAAATGGATGCAATGAAAGTTACCTTGGTAGATGGTTCATTCCACGCCGTTGACTCGGATTCATTATCTTTCGAATTGGCAGCCAAATTAGGATATAAAGAAGCTGCTCGTGCCGCAAAAGCTGTACTTATGGAGCCGATAATGAAATTAGAGGTAATCACTCCGGAGGAAAATATGGGGGATATTGTAGGTGACTTGAACCGTCGTCGTGGTCAAGTTAATAATATGGATGATAG